A region of Arabidopsis thaliana chromosome 5, partial sequence DNA encodes the following proteins:
- a CDS encoding protein serine/threonine kinase (protein serine/threonine kinases;protein tyrosine kinases;ATP binding;protein kinases; FUNCTIONS IN: protein serine/threonine kinase activity, protein tyrosine kinase activity, protein kinase activity, ATP binding; INVOLVED IN: protein amino acid phosphorylation; LOCATED IN: CUL4 RING ubiquitin ligase complex; EXPRESSED IN: 22 plant structures; EXPRESSED DURING: 13 growth stages; CONTAINS InterPro DOMAIN/s: WD40 repeat 2 (InterPro:IPR019782), Beige/BEACH (InterPro:IPR000409), Serine/threonine-protein kinase domain (InterPro:IPR002290), WD40 repeat, conserved site (InterPro:IPR019775), WD40 repeat (InterPro:IPR001680), Serine/threonine-protein kinase-like domain (InterPro:IPR017442), Protein kinase-like domain (InterPro:IPR011009), WD40 repeat-like-containing domain (InterPro:IPR011046), WD40-repeat-containing domain (InterPro:IPR017986), WD40/YVTN repeat-like-containing domain (InterPro:IPR015943), Tyrosine-protein kinase, active site (InterPro:IPR008266), WD40 repeat, subgroup (InterPro:IPR019781); BEST Arabidopsis thaliana protein match is: WD-40 repeat family protein / beige-related (TAIR:AT2G45540.1); Has 6236 Blast hits to 5560 proteins in 402 species: Archae - 7; Bacteria - 1002; Metazoa - 1933; Fungi - 1317; Plants - 774; Viruses - 0; Other Eukaryotes - 1203 (source: NCBI BLink).) yields the protein MRGEDSDLCFDCLDQRINSDFSDQIVFSYGVSDSPLPFGSSAVVKVSDSSEEFSASCSSCESTSSQFILEYLRKDEHGCLAKYVDKFVVKDREGNSNDAVESDECLDCSTSGSQATEDDDTENITCGSVTCEHSGSFSCWRTVAALLPIAQIRKCSASELQKLASSFHYECPEDQILASLHRLIDGKSSGQATHSFLCLLLGLPLLEEKSKLRCLRHPNLSPVLGLLTSSDCLVSVLPKAPYTLENILYYSPSAIKSEWHRNFIIYQLLSALAHLHGLKVSHGDIRPSNILLSDSLWSWLTIYSKPDLGSVDANSSASRRRWCVEGCYSYGLYADLKISSHLDWQTHFDKWWKGELSNFEYLLVLNKLAGRRWGDHTFHPVMPWVIDFSKKPENDSDSGWRDLRKSKWRLAKGDEQLDFTYSTFEFPHHVSDECLSELAVCSYKARRLPLSVLRKAVRSVYEPNEYPSDMQRLYDWTPDECIPEFYCDPRIFCSLHPSMSDLAVPPWASSPDEFIRLHRDALESPHVSSLIHHWIDITFGYKMSGHAAITAKNVMLSSSEPTVPRSVGRRQLFFRPHPVRLGFSREKEQSRNELEMHTFHGFGVDNKRSVILLADEYLEETEEASAFSDHATHLCPKYHLRENLVESPLHVSYSENTKKVNTSLPGTSKNKGLSSRISLNYLLEHMEVRDEASTELQELLQWRQDFCTGNISKDIAGDIFSIGCVLAELYLMKPLFNSVSLATYLEGGDLPELIKELPPPTQVIVEACIEQDWRRRPSAKSLLDSPYFSATVRSAHLFAAPLQLLAKGQTRLCYAASFAKQGVLKVMGTFVAEMCAVYCLPLVTTPLSEDECELAYVLLKEFTKSLTPMAVQRLVLPSIQKILLTTGYSHLKVSLLQDSFVRELWNQIGKRVYLEMIHPLVISNLYNSPDKISASAASVLLIGSSEELGAPVTVHQTILPLISYFGKGICTDGIDVLVRIGRLLGVNFIVKQMLPLLEHVVCFCIDLSSMKKPEPVHSWCSLALSDCLITLDGLVALISDELLIHELTKGRLCLHVRVLMQKNLELRVLQFAATSLMSICQRIGQEMTALHVLPQLKELFDEFAFSEKSTDASDSLSWKIRTAEQKFHPESPIKSRMDLVLLLYPSFASLLGMEKLRQGCPTWLLLEQYLLKHHNWKWEYTGRSSRYNMEARPVLKQGPASKHTPKVLLNGSGRSVPQSQGLRNSNHLKLHIHVPVEGQEAVLNPLVHEPWSWFPSPVTCWDGLDIGRFGNPKDENRWKIRASVLSSARAHHGALRSLVVSEDECTVFTSGIDPGFKGSVQKWELASLSCVSSYHAHEEVVNDIGILSSTGKVASCDGTIHVWNSQTGKLISLFSESPSDQDQASSDPSSKNNSNPCNRHASHGLSSGIFDENLYTCMHYLEYMDQLIVGTGFGALRFIDLARGQKLELWGGEAIESGFTSLVSALCSGGSQTKHGDGASVSPSWIAAGFSSGQCRLFDLRENGFISSWRAHDGYVTKLVAPESHLLVSSSLDKTLRIWDLRKSWTPQPFVVKGHNDGVSGFSIWGKDVISISRNNIGIFSLAKSQDEEEQQQQRIIPQKLYMAEKGGRVKSDLSTICVLPFSRLFIVGAHDGHLRICC from the exons ATGAGAGGTGAAGATAGTGACCTTTGCTTCGATTGTCTCGATCAACGTATCAACTCTGACTTCTCCGATCAGATCGTCTTCTCTTACGGTGTCTCCGATTCGCCGCTACCTTTTGGATCCTCCGCCGTCGTTAAG GTTTCTGATTCTAGCGAGGAATTTTctgcttcttgttcttcttgtgaATCCACTTCTTCTCAGTTCATTTTGGAGTATCTCCGGAAGGACGAACATGGCTGCTTAGCTAAATACGT CGACAAATTTGTTGTTAAGGATCGAGAGGGTAATTCAAACGATGCTGTTGAATCTGATGAGTGTTTGGATTGTTCAACCAGTGGCTCTCAAGCTACTGAAGATGATGACACAGAGAATATTACTTGTGGAAGTGTTACTTGCGAGCATTCAGGTAGTTTTTCATGTTGGAGAACTGTAGCTGCACTTTTACCAATCGCTCAGATTAGAAAATGTTCTGCATCTGAACTTCAAAAGCTTGCTTCTAGTTTCCATTATGAGTGTCCAGAAGATCAAATTTTAGCCTCTTTACATCGCCTGATTGATGGAAAGTCATCTGGACAAGCAACCCATAGTttcctttgtcttcttcttgggTTACCGTTGTTAGAGGAAAAAAGCAAGCTTCGATGTCTCAGGCATCCAAATCTATCACCGGTCCTAGGACTTCTGACATCATCTGATTGTTTGGTCTCAGTGCTCCCCAAAGCCCCTTATACATTGGAAAATATTCTCTACTACAGCCCCAGTGCTATAAAGTCAGAATGGCatagaaattttataatatatcagCTATTGTCTGCGTTAGCTCACTTGCATGGGTTGAAGGTTTCACATGGGGACATTCGTCCGTCAAACATATTGTTGTCTGATTCATTATGGAGTTGGTTAACGATCTATAGCAAACCTGATTTAGGTTCTGTAGATGCCAATTCATCTGCTTCAAGAAGAAGGTGGTGTGTTGAGGGTTGTTATTCTTATGGCCTTTATGCTGATCTTAAAATTTCTTCACATTTGGACTGGCAGACTCACTTTGATAAATGGTGGAAGGGAGAGCTAAgcaattttgaatatttactCGTCTTAAACAAACTAGCAGGTCGAAGGTGGGGGGACCACACATTTCATCCGGTAATGCCATGGGTCATAGATTTCAGCAAAAAACCTGAAAATGATAGTGATTCAGGATGGCGTGATTTAAGAAAAAGCAAATGGAGATTGGCAAAAGGAGATGAACAATTAGATTTTACCTACTCAACATTTGAATTTCCGCATCATGTATCAGATGAATGTCTTTCTGAGCTGGCTGTTTGCAGCTACAAAGCAAGAAGACTGCCACTGAGTGTCCTGCGAAAGGCAGTTCGGTCGGTGTATGAGCCTAATGAATATCCCTCTGACATGCAAAGGCTTTATGATTGGACCCCTGACGAGTGCATCCCTGAGTTTTACTGTGATCCCCGCATCTTTTGCTCCCTTCATCCTAGTATGTCTGATTTGGCTGTACCTCCATGGGCAAGCAGCCCCGATGAGTTCATTAGATTGCATCGAGATGCTCTGGAAAGCCCCCATGTTTCATCTCTAATACATCACTGGATTGATATTACTTTTGGTTACAAAATGTCAGGACATGCTGCTATTACTGCGAAGAATGTTATGTTGTCTTCATCTGAACCCACAGTACCGAGGTCAGTTGGACGTCGCCAACTCTTTTTTCGGCCTCATCCGGTGCGCCTTGGTTTCTCCCGAGAGAAGGAACAAAGTAGAAATGAACTAGAAATGCATACATTCCATGGCTTTGGTGTGGACAACAAGAGGTCCGTCATTCTCCTAGCTGATGAGTATCTGGAAGAAACTGAAGAGGCATCTGCATTTTCTGATCATGCAACACATCTATGTCCAAAGTATCACCTTCGTGAAAACCTGGTTGAGTCTCCTTTGCATGTATCTTACAGTGAAAACACTAAGAAAGTAAATACTAGTCTCCCTGGAACTTCAAAAAACAAAGGTTTATCATCAAGGATAAGTTTGAATTATCTTTTAGAGCATATGGAGGTGAGAGATGAAGCATCGACTGAACTTCAGGAGTTGTTACAATGGCGGCAAGATTTCTGCACAGGAAACATTTCCAAGGACATTGCTGGGgatattttttctattggCTGTGTCCTGGCAGAACTTTATTTGATGAAGCCGCTATTCAACTCAGTGTCTTTGGCTACTTATTTAGAAGGTGGTGACTTACCTGAACTGATCAAAGAACTTCCTCCTCCTACTCAGGTAATTGTCGAAGCATGTATTGAACAAGATTGGAGAAG GAGGCCCTCAGCAAAGAGTCTTTTGGACTCTCCGTATTTCTCAGCTACAGTGAGGTCAGCTCACTTGTTTGCTGCTCCACTTCAACTTTTGGCCAAAGGTCAAACACGCTTGTGTTATGCAGCAAGTTTTGCCAAACAGGGAGTCTTGAAAGTAATGGGAACATTTGTGGCAGAGATGTGTGCTGTGTACTGTTTGCCACTGGTCACCACACCTTTATCTGAGGACGAGTGTGAATTGGCTTATGTACTTCTCAAGGAATTTACAAAATCTTTGACACCAATGGCTGTGCAGAGACTTGTCTTGCCTTCTATCCAGAAGATCTTACTG ACCACAGGTTACTCGCATTTgaaagtttctcttcttcaagattcGTTTGTGAGAGAATTATGGAATCAAATTGGAAAGAGAGTATATCTTGAAATGATTCATCCTTTAGTCATATCAAACTTGTATAATTCTCCGGACAAGATCTCAGCTTCGGCAGCCTCTGTGCTGTTGATTGGTTCGAGCGAAGAGCTTGGTGCCCCTGTTACAGTACATCAG ACTATACTGCCATTGATAAGTTACTTCGGAAAAGGAATATGTACTGATGGGATTGATGTGCTGGTTAGAATTG GGAGACTATTGGGCGTGAACTTCATTGTCAAACAGATGCTGCCATTACTGGAACATGTTGTTTGCTTCTGTATCGATCTCTCTTCGATGAAAAAACCAGAGCCTGTTCATAGTTGGTGTTCTTTAGCGCTGTCTGATTGCCTAATCACACTCGATGGTCTAGTTGCTCTTATATCAGACGAGTTGCTCATACATGAGCTGACCAAa GGTCGGTTGTGCCTACATGTAAGAGTTCTTATGCAGAAAAATCTAGAGTTGCGGGTCCTTCAG TTTGCTGCAACTTCCCTGATGTCAATTTGCCAGCGGATTGGACAAGAAATGACTGCATTGCATGTTCTTCCGCAGTTGAAGGAGCTTTTTGATGAGTTTGCTTTCTCTGAGAAAAGTACAGATGCATCTGACTCTTTAAGCTGGAAGATTAGGACTGCCGAACAAAAATTTCATCCAGAATCTCCAATCAAAAGCCGTATGGATCTTGT GTTGCTCCTCTATCCTTCTTTCGCCTCACTTCTTGGTATGGAGAAATTACGCCAGGGTTGTCCAACCTGGCTACTCCTTGAGCAGTATCTGCTAAAGCATCATAACTGGAAG TGGGAATACACCGGACGATCTTCTCGATACAATATGGAAGCAAGGCCTGTATTAAAACAGGGCCCTGCATCTAAGCACACTCCTAAGGTGTTGCTTAATGGATCTGGACGGTCGGTTCCCCAGTCGCAGGGGTTAAGAAATTCCAATCACTTAAAACTTCATATACATGTCCCAGTTGAAGGACAAGAAGCAGTTCTAAACCCTTTGGTGCATGAACCCTGGTCATGGTTTCCTAGTCCAGTAACTTGTTGGGATGGGCTTGACATTGGGCGTTTTGGAAACCCCAAAGATGAGAATCGATGGAAAATTAGAGCATCTGTTTTGTCTTCTGCGCGGGCCCATCATGGAGCTCTAAGATCTTTAGTGGTTTCTGAAGATGAGTGTACAGTTTTCACTTCAGGAATTGATCCAGGGTTTAAGGGAAGTGTTCAGAAGTGGGAACTAGCAAGCTTAAGTTGTGTATCTAGTTATCATGCCCATGAAGAG GTTGTTAATGACATCGGTATTCTGTCATCCACCGGAAAGGTAGCATCTTGCGACGGAACTATACATGTGTGGAATAGCCAAACCGGGAAACTAATATCTTTGTTCTCCGAGTCACCTTCGGATCAAGATCAAGCTTCATCAGATCCGTCCTCAAAGAATAATTCCAATCCGTGTAATAGACATGCGTCACATGGATTATCAAGTGGGATATTCGATGAGAACTTGTATACATGTATGCATTATTTAGAATACATGGATCAGCTCATTGTTGGAACCGGATTTGGTGCCCTCAG GTTTATCGATCTAGCACGAGGCCAGAAGCTTGAACTTTGGGGAGGAGAAGCTATTGAATCTGGATTCACTTCTCTCGTATCTGCTCTTTGTTCAGGAGGGTCTCAAACAAAACATGGAGACGGAGCTTCAGTATCACCTTCTTGGATTGCAGCTGGTTTTAGTTCTGGCCAGTGTAGGCTATTTGACTTGAGggaaaatggttttatttcCTCCTGGAGAGCTCACGACGGATACGTGACAAAG TTAGTGGCACCTGAGAGTCATTTACTTGTTTCCAGCTCTCTTGACAAAACTTTACGGATCTGGGACTTAAGGAA GAGCTGGACACCACAGCCTTTTGTTGTCAAAGGACACAATGACGGTGTTTCCGGTTTCTCCATCTGGGGCAAGGACGTTATCTCCATCTCAAGAAACAACATCGGGATTTTCTCACTGGCAAAGTCTCAAGATGAG GAGGAGCAACAGCAGCAGCGGATTATACCACAGAAACTGTATATGGCAGAGAAGGGAGGAAGAGTAAAGTCGGATTTATCGACCATTTGTGTTTTACCATTTTCGAGATTGTTCATCGTTGGAGCACATGATGGTCACTTGAGAATCTGTTGTTGA
- a CDS encoding E3 ubiquitin-protein ligase (unknown protein; Has 2026 Blast hits to 792 proteins in 129 species: Archae - 2; Bacteria - 12; Metazoa - 1126; Fungi - 267; Plants - 292; Viruses - 0; Other Eukaryotes - 327 (source: NCBI BLink).) — MGGGAIDEELTEDEKRALRGSKFAPLTSLPSSSRSKPPRLAHPGGPLKTNKAAALAKFLERKLQDPNGLASIDPALVELAVKNAKDTVISSGASSSGRRIQHVASFEDVEVSSDDDKIENTKLNKKKKKKNAKKKKEEKKKKKNKKHKQQITVDEDAKLKRPNKKLKL, encoded by the exons ATGGGAGGAGGAGCGATTGACGAGGAGCTGacagaagatgagaagagagCTCTCAGAGGAAGCAAATTCGCTCCTCTTACTTCTCTTCCTTCGTCTTCTCGCTCTAAGCCTCccag ATTGGCTCATCCAGGTGGACCATTGAAGACGAATAAAGCGGCGGCTTTAGCCAAGTTTCTAGAGAGGAAGCTGCAAGATCCTAATGGGTTAGCTTCCATTGATCCAGCTCTTGTCGAATTGGCCGTCAAAAACGCCAAAGACACTGTTATTTCGA GTGGGGCCTCGAGTTCAGGAAGAAGAATTCAACACGTTGCTTCATTCGAAGATGTCGAG GTATCTTCTGATGACGATAAGATAGAGAACACTAAgcttaacaaaaagaaaaagaagaaaaacgcaaagaagaaaaaagaagagaaaaagaagaagaaaaacaaaaagcataaG CAACAGATCACTGTCGATGAAGATGCCAAGTTAAAGAGACCCAATAAGAAGTTGAAGctttag
- a CDS encoding E3 ubiquitin-protein ligase (unknown protein; Has 1784 Blast hits to 634 proteins in 116 species: Archae - 0; Bacteria - 0; Metazoa - 1013; Fungi - 200; Plants - 288; Viruses - 0; Other Eukaryotes - 283 (source: NCBI BLink).): MGGGAIDEELTEDEKRALRGSKFAPLTSLPSSSRSKPPRLAHPGGPLKTNKAAALAKFLERKLQDPNGLASIDPALVELAVKNAKDTVISSGASSSGRRIQHVASFEDVEVSSDDDKIENTKLNKKKKKKNAKKKKEEKKKKKNKKHKITVDEDAKLKRPNKKLKL, translated from the exons ATGGGAGGAGGAGCGATTGACGAGGAGCTGacagaagatgagaagagagCTCTCAGAGGAAGCAAATTCGCTCCTCTTACTTCTCTTCCTTCGTCTTCTCGCTCTAAGCCTCccag ATTGGCTCATCCAGGTGGACCATTGAAGACGAATAAAGCGGCGGCTTTAGCCAAGTTTCTAGAGAGGAAGCTGCAAGATCCTAATGGGTTAGCTTCCATTGATCCAGCTCTTGTCGAATTGGCCGTCAAAAACGCCAAAGACACTGTTATTTCGA GTGGGGCCTCGAGTTCAGGAAGAAGAATTCAACACGTTGCTTCATTCGAAGATGTCGAG GTATCTTCTGATGACGATAAGATAGAGAACACTAAgcttaacaaaaagaaaaagaagaaaaacgcaaagaagaaaaaagaagagaaaaagaagaagaaaaacaaaaagcataaG ATCACTGTCGATGAAGATGCCAAGTTAAAGAGACCCAATAAGAAGTTGAAGctttag
- a CDS encoding E3 ubiquitin-protein ligase, translating to MGGGAIDEELTEDEKRALRGSKFAPLTSLPSSSRSKPPRLAHPGGPLKTNKAAALAKFLERKLQDPNGLASIDPALVELAVKNAKDTVISSGASSSGRRIQHVASFEDVEVSYSLYSVSFYLYRE from the exons ATGGGAGGAGGAGCGATTGACGAGGAGCTGacagaagatgagaagagagCTCTCAGAGGAAGCAAATTCGCTCCTCTTACTTCTCTTCCTTCGTCTTCTCGCTCTAAGCCTCccag ATTGGCTCATCCAGGTGGACCATTGAAGACGAATAAAGCGGCGGCTTTAGCCAAGTTTCTAGAGAGGAAGCTGCAAGATCCTAATGGGTTAGCTTCCATTGATCCAGCTCTTGTCGAATTGGCCGTCAAAAACGCCAAAGACACTGTTATTTCGA GTGGGGCCTCGAGTTCAGGAAGAAGAATTCAACACGTTGCTTCATTCGAAGATGTCGAGGTATCTTATTCTCTGTACTCTGTTTCATTCTATCTGTACAGGGAATAA
- a CDS encoding Zinc finger C-x8-C-x5-C-x3-H type family protein (Zinc finger C-x8-C-x5-C-x3-H type family protein; FUNCTIONS IN: zinc ion binding, nucleic acid binding; INVOLVED IN: biological_process unknown; LOCATED IN: cellular_component unknown; EXPRESSED IN: 17 plant structures; EXPRESSED DURING: 8 growth stages; CONTAINS InterPro DOMAIN/s: Zinc finger, CCCH-type (InterPro:IPR000571); BEST Arabidopsis thaliana protein match is: Zinc finger C-x8-C-x5-C-x3-H type family protein (TAIR:AT3G06410.1); Has 2990 Blast hits to 1278 proteins in 210 species: Archae - 0; Bacteria - 30; Metazoa - 599; Fungi - 302; Plants - 1043; Viruses - 0; Other Eukaryotes - 1016 (source: NCBI BLink).), whose translation MERYGGAGEDESRSDPSHEWSAQGTETGIEASMWRLGLRGGGGGGETFPERPDEPDCIYYLRTGVCGYGSRCRFNHPRNRAPVLGGLRTEAGEFPERMGQPVCQHFMRTGTCKFGASCKYHHPRQGGGGDSVTPVSLNYMGFPLRPGEKECSYFMRTGQCKFGSTCRYHHPVPPGVQAPSQQQQQQLSAGPTMYPSLQSQTVPSSQQYGVVLARPQLLPGSYVQSPYGYGQMVLPPGMVPYSGWNPYQASVSAMPSPGTQPSMGTSSVYGITPLSPSAPAYQSGPSSTGVSNKEQTFPQRPEQPECQYFMRTGDCKFGTSCRFHHPMEAASPEASTLSHIGLPLRPGAVPCTHFAQHGICKFGPACKFDHSLGSSSLSYSPSPSSLTDMPVAPYPSSLGTLAPSSSSDQCTELISSSSIEPITTTTGGSETVAAGVSSMTSDVSHPEPAETNKGDSASNEAKTSS comes from the exons ATGGAACGGTACGGTGGCGCCGGAGAAGATGAGTCACGGTCGGATCCATCACATGAATGGTCCGCTCAAGGAACCGAAACTGGTATCGAAG CTTCGATGTGGCGGTTAGGGTTGcgaggtggtggaggtggaggtgaAACGTTCCCGGAGCGACCCGATGAACCCGATTGTATCTATTATTTACGAACCGGTGTTTGCGGGTACGGGTCTCGATGTCGGTTCAATCACCCACGAAACCGTGCTCCG GTCTTGGGAGGTCTCAGAACAGAAGCTGGAGAGTTCCCTGAGAGAATGGGACAACCTGTTTGTCAG CATTTCATGCGAACAGGAACATGTAAATTTGGTGCTTCTTGTAAGTATCACCATCCTAGacaaggaggaggaggagattcTGTTACTCCTGTCTCCCTAAATTACATGGGATTCCCATTACGCCCG GGGGAGAAAGAATGCTCCTATTTCATGAGAACCGGTCAGTGTAAATTCGGTTCCACCTGTCGATATCACCATCCAGTCCCTCCTGGTGTACAAGCTCCAtctcagcagcagcaacaacagtTATCCGCTGGTCCAACTATGTATCCATCGCTTCAGTCTCAAACCGTTCCTTCATCGCAGCAATACGGAGTAGTTCTAGCAAGACCTCAGCTCTTACCAGGCTCATATGTTCAAAGCCCTTATGGTTACGGTCAAATGGTTCTTCCTCCTGGTATGGTTCCATACTCGGGCTGGAACCCTTACCAG GCTTCTGTAAGTGCGATGCCTTCCCCTGGGACTCAACCGTCAATGGGAACCAGCTCTGTTTATGGAATCACTCCGTTATCTCCCTCAGCGCCTGCTTATCAATCCGGTCCATCTTCTACCGGTGTTTCAAATAAGGAACAAACTTTTCCTCAGCGACCTGAACAACCTGAGTGTCAATACTTTATGAGAACCGGAGATTGTAAATTCGGAACCTCTTGCAGATTCCATCATCCTATGGAAGCAGCATCGCCAGAGGCAAGTACCCTCAGCCACATTGGCCTCCCACTTCGTCCC GGCGCAGTGCCATGCACTCACTTTGCGCAACACGGTATTTGCAAGTTTGGGCCTGCCTGCAAATTTGACCACTCCTTGGGCTCTTCTTCACTAAGCTACAGCCCATCCCCTTCTTCACTCACGGACATGCCCGTCGCACCTTACCCCTCCTCGCTCGGCACATTAGCTCCATCATCCTCATCTGACCAATGCACTGAGCTTATCTCTTCCAGCTCTATTGAAcctataacaacaacaactggTGGCTCAGAAACTGTGGCTGCTGGAGTCTCTTCTATGACCAGTGATGTGAGCCATCCCGAGCCTGCTGAGACCAATAAAGGTGATTCAGCTAGCAATGAGGCTAAGACTTCAAGTTAA
- a CDS encoding Zinc finger C-x8-C-x5-C-x3-H type family protein: protein MERYGGAGEDESRSDPSHEWSAQGTETGIEASMWRLGLRGGGGGGETFPERPDEPDCIYYLRTGVCGYGSRCRFNHPRNRAPVLGGLRTEAGEFPERMGQPVCQHFMRTGTCKFGASCKYHHPRQGGGGDSVTPVSLNYMGFPLRPGEKECSYFMRTGQCKFGSTCRYHHPVPPGVQAPSQQQQQQLSAGPTMYPSLQSQTVPSSQQYGVVLARPQLLPGSYVQSPYGYGQMVLPPGMVPYSGWNPYQASVSAMPSPGTQPSMGTSSVYGITPLSPSAPAYQSGPSSTGVSNKEQTFPQRPEQPECQYFMRTGDCKFGTSCRFHHPMEAASPEASTLSHIGLPLRPGAVPCTHFAQHGICKFGPACKFDHSLGSSSLSYSPSPSSLTDMPVAPYPSSLGTLAPSSSSDQCTELISSSSIEPITTTTGGSETVAAGVSSMTSDVSHPEPAETNKGT, encoded by the exons ATGGAACGGTACGGTGGCGCCGGAGAAGATGAGTCACGGTCGGATCCATCACATGAATGGTCCGCTCAAGGAACCGAAACTGGTATCGAAG CTTCGATGTGGCGGTTAGGGTTGcgaggtggtggaggtggaggtgaAACGTTCCCGGAGCGACCCGATGAACCCGATTGTATCTATTATTTACGAACCGGTGTTTGCGGGTACGGGTCTCGATGTCGGTTCAATCACCCACGAAACCGTGCTCCG GTCTTGGGAGGTCTCAGAACAGAAGCTGGAGAGTTCCCTGAGAGAATGGGACAACCTGTTTGTCAG CATTTCATGCGAACAGGAACATGTAAATTTGGTGCTTCTTGTAAGTATCACCATCCTAGacaaggaggaggaggagattcTGTTACTCCTGTCTCCCTAAATTACATGGGATTCCCATTACGCCCG GGGGAGAAAGAATGCTCCTATTTCATGAGAACCGGTCAGTGTAAATTCGGTTCCACCTGTCGATATCACCATCCAGTCCCTCCTGGTGTACAAGCTCCAtctcagcagcagcaacaacagtTATCCGCTGGTCCAACTATGTATCCATCGCTTCAGTCTCAAACCGTTCCTTCATCGCAGCAATACGGAGTAGTTCTAGCAAGACCTCAGCTCTTACCAGGCTCATATGTTCAAAGCCCTTATGGTTACGGTCAAATGGTTCTTCCTCCTGGTATGGTTCCATACTCGGGCTGGAACCCTTACCAG GCTTCTGTAAGTGCGATGCCTTCCCCTGGGACTCAACCGTCAATGGGAACCAGCTCTGTTTATGGAATCACTCCGTTATCTCCCTCAGCGCCTGCTTATCAATCCGGTCCATCTTCTACCGGTGTTTCAAATAAGGAACAAACTTTTCCTCAGCGACCTGAACAACCTGAGTGTCAATACTTTATGAGAACCGGAGATTGTAAATTCGGAACCTCTTGCAGATTCCATCATCCTATGGAAGCAGCATCGCCAGAGGCAAGTACCCTCAGCCACATTGGCCTCCCACTTCGTCCC GGCGCAGTGCCATGCACTCACTTTGCGCAACACGGTATTTGCAAGTTTGGGCCTGCCTGCAAATTTGACCACTCCTTGGGCTCTTCTTCACTAAGCTACAGCCCATCCCCTTCTTCACTCACGGACATGCCCGTCGCACCTTACCCCTCCTCGCTCGGCACATTAGCTCCATCATCCTCATCTGACCAATGCACTGAGCTTATCTCTTCCAGCTCTATTGAAcctataacaacaacaactggTGGCTCAGAAACTGTGGCTGCTGGAGTCTCTTCTATGACCAGTGATGTGAGCCATCCCGAGCCTGCTGAGACCAATAAAG GAACATAA